TCTCAATTGGTACCAAATATGCCATTCTAAACTAGCACCAAGTCACCATAAATTCATCATATCACAAAACAAACCACACATCAACCATGTCAATGCTActcatatacataccaaaatatgccAAACATAAGTCAAATCAAATGGCCAAATATACAACAAAACAAATAGGCCAATATTAACCAAAATACATAcgcatgccattataaccgaaATTAAACAACCGAATGTGTCAAAAgagccaatggatagtgtgatatagcttcGACAAGCTTCTAACCCAAACGAGCTttcgattcactataaaacacagaaaataacacagagtaagcatttaagcttagtaagttcgtataacatagaatttaccTTACCATTAGTCatataataggtaagtaaataaacataTCCTAatacaatttggccaaatgcctaagcacatatacaccaaccatgttagccatgtaattacatatataagCCAATAAACATAGATGAACATAACCATTGACCAAgttccatatacatgtatcatccatttcatttttccatatattatataaccacatttttcatgtaaaatcatATGTGATCTTATAATAGTCCGTATCAAACTCTTAACATATCGTATCAGAAtattgcccattgaaccatttagaatatcgttggatacttgggatagctcacacatagcgTGCTAGCTCATATaattgtaatccgtcaattcatgtacatgtatgctcatatgagctgtgAATCGGTATACTCACTTGAGCTGTATATCGGTATGCTCTTACGAGCTATAAATCGATATGCTCACATGAGTTATGGGTCgaaacgtagctacacgatgatgcttacacgagctgtgaagtatctgcaacacatgcaggacctcagccatcagtaggacgttcaggaccagtactcaaatcatgtaaaccctaatgacatgtcatttgtatcctacggatTCCTAACGTTAAAACGAGACttagtatttgttaaaattcGTTGGATATGCAACCatgtatatttataacaattcacaattcataaataatttagtataaaacatataaacacaatttaatcacataaacttacctcgatgagtATACGTAGATATGGAGGCGATTAATCtgagactttctctttgccccgatctaaaGTCGTACGAGGTCCTCTTAAActatatggataaatttaactcaatttattatataatccattcaatttagcccaaatcatatttttgcaaaattaccattttgcctacatacttttagtttctttaaaatttagtccctagctcataaaaacagaaattcatgaaattccaCCACAACCCACTATGTCTGAATTTAAATTAGGTCCCTATCatgccctatatttcatttatttaacaattttaccatgtaatattttttattttttaatttagtccctatttgataattttaccaaaaatctctttacaaaagttgtttatctaacaataaccatccattttctaacatcaaacttcaaaactcatgtACATAtatcaatggaaaaaccctaatagtttaacagtttcgCAAATTAGTCctcaggctagctagattaagctacaacgaacctgaaaacatagaaatcaataaatagggacaaaaatacatacctaataGGCAAGAATGAGATTTCTAAAACTTCAAGCTCAATAATGGCTTTCTAAAGCCCTAATTTTTGTTGAAGAAAGCTTGAAGATGATaatttggcttttattttaattaattttgtctttatttaccaaattacacaattaacctttaaaaacattaaaattacacaaaatgcaAGCCATCATAATCCACTATCTTATttatggtctatttaccatataaggacttccatTTTAAAGTTCTACTGactatttaatacttttagctacTAAAACTCAACTATTACACTTTACccgatttatttttttatctaattgagcatgaaaatggtaaaattttttaacgaaatttttatacggtactaCTATCATGTtgtaagtaataaaataataataaaataaattttttgacttcgaatttatggtcccaaaaccactatttcgatttcactgaaaacggatTGTTATAGATTGTTCTCTGAATGTGTTGAGTTGTAAAGAAGAAGGGATTGATAAGAGTATGGAGGATTTTTTGGTGAACTGGGTTATCGCTAAATGTATTGTATGCCCAGTTTATTGAGTTATTATGTTAGTTACATTTTAACGACGTAGTTCCGAAGGGATGGAccagaatttttaaaaaatgttggaTTTCCAATTATAGATGTAAACCATTTAGAAATAAAGTCTTGAAAGTTTGAGACACGTGTCAGGTTCTAATAATGGCTTAGGTTATTTATATAGATATTCAAGTTAGAAAATAgagagtttttctttttccttcctcAAGAAATATTGTTACCTGAATCTTAAAGAACTTGTAACTGGAGTTGTAGATCTGGATCTTCACCAGTGATTACTCCATGTCAAGGTAATATTTATGACTCTGCCTGTTATATTGCGAAAAAGTAAGTCTATTAGATCTGGTAAATCAGTAAGATGAAGATATAAGGCCTTGATTGGGGATTTTCAATGTTAGAAATGATGAGAAAAGCTGTATATGAATAGATCTTGATGGGTTCCATGTTCTGTAGCAGTAGTTGTTGTTGATTTACACGATGGAAGTCTGGATCTGGTGTTTTGGATTGTAGTAGGTGAGAATCAGGTGAGACTCTATAATGACTCTTGCATTTATACTATTCATATGAGATATTTTCATGGTAATTGATtgaacgatgaaatagaaaccAGAAATGTATGGTCTGATTGTTTGCTGGGGTTTACATGAATCTGGAAAATTAAGTATGTGAATTTTGATTATGGTTGTATGGCACATCTGAAATGCATGCGATGAAGTGTATGATTAGTGACTTAAAGTGTTGAGTCTTAAGCGATCTCAGTACATGAAGAGCCTGTCAAATAAGTTTATGTTTGTTCACCGCAGTGGAGTTTAAAAGGGTCCGTCGAGACTAAAAACACGATCTCTAATATCAATTTTGAAGGAAAATCCATGGCCATGACACCTTTCGAAAGGAACTAAAGGACAATGATTACCCAATGAGGTTCTATGTGTGCCCCAAGACaatgatgggcaaacctcacaTAACGTGAGTCTAGGCAAATTCTTATCGTAAACATGTTAGGAAATGATGCTTTTGTGGCAAATCATGAaatgaaagcctttgtggcgaagTATGAAAATAATAACCTTTGTGGCAAAGTATGAAAAGaatagcctttgtggcaaagTATGAAAAGATCAGCCTCTGTGGCGATATTTGAAAGGGATGCCCTTGTAGCGCACACTAATAGAACTATTCTATGGCGAACTCTGGAAGGAAACGCTCTCGGCGTGTAATGATAAGACTCTCAATAGCATACCGTAAAGAATTTCCTTTGTGGCAGATTCtgtattaatttgttttagcaCATTCAGTATGGTTCGTAAGTTGTGATCAATAAGATCATTAAGGCACAGTGTCTCTATAGACTACATTAAGGTATTATACAAGACTATAAGTCGATTGTGAATAATGAAAGACTaaagaaatttagaaaagtGTATTTTGAAcaaggaattcaaaatttatattcgAAGGGGGGTAACTGCTATCTGAGTACATGATGATTCAGAAATTGTGATGAAATGATGGTTGGGAGTTATGTGTGCAAAAGTAATGGTGTTTCAATGGTATGAACCTCTGGTAAGGAAATGAGTAAAGATTAATGAAAGTTCAGATTGAAGAGTGTAACTGGTGTATCGAATGTATCGAGGGGGAGAAATGAGTTTTGAGCAAGGTATGGTATCTGACGTGTAAGCCAGAATAGAAATTAAGGGAGTATTCTCCAGTAATTAAGTTGAAGGTTCAGAACGATGagatcatttaaataaattctacGTTGAATTATGCAAAAATGTCACAGGTAATGATGTTttcctcactaagttcttattaACTTACCTGGGTGTGTATTTTGTTATAAGTGAGTTGATATGAGTCTACGCCAGAAGGGACGATGCTAGGACTAAGTCTATGTCTGTATTCGTATAAGTAGACAAAGTCTATGTCTGTATTTGTTTGTAATGTCCAAGATCTAGATCCGGCAAATCGGATTGGgttgagggtgttacaattttaatatatattttttatttcatgttgtttcaagctttttataatgtttataattaataaatatattgttttcaagtttcttatttttaattcatctttttaattaataactcttttttatttataaaattaaatcattattgCAAATAccattatttttagtaaatatagtttttatatctgtaatatctatttttcaatccatatcatgagtgtagtaaatttacatattatatatttttgtatgtgtatttgaaatattttacataaaaaatatttgaaatatcatacccacaatgtagatgaaaacaatgatatttgaaatatattagaaatttaaaaaataattatattttaaataattatttaattttataatattagaaataacCATACCCCACAATATaggttaagaaaataaatatttgacatataaatattatatttaaagaaaaatatatctaaaaattCGTTGatgcttttaaaaaattacatatttattatttgattttataaataaaagagttattaattaaaaaacttgaaaacaatatatttattaattataaacattaattaaaaaagtttgaaacaacatgaaataaaaaatacatattaaaatctTTATAAGAAGAATCAAACTTAAGACTTAAAGATGAAATCACAATTATTTAACCATCAAACTAAAAGAATTAATGTATcaagaatattaattaaaaacataaaaagtttagaacaatatgaaataaaaaatacaaatttgagTAGGAGAGGAATTGAACCCGGGACTCAAGTACAAAAACATTAACATTTAGCCATCTAACcaacaaaacaaattattaattttaataaaaatacatattgtAAAACGTATTTTCAACTGAAGTAATTGAAAACGTGCCCTGTAAGTCgcgtttttttttcttcctccaaaaacaatatattgataaatttcaaaaattttagcatacttcctcaaattagtttttatgggcatatacatataaattaaccACTGTTATATCTGTCTAAAATTTTTTGAACGAATATCTATCTAAATTGTACTTTGAGAATGAGGATGAAAAAATCTAAACGATGCTCTTCTTTACCTtctaaagataaataaaatatttttaaaaatcacctctgcttaaatataaattcttcaacaattaattttaatgtttttaaaagaatcaaatggCACATGAACAGTAAATTATAATAAGTGGCAgtgaacaaacaaaaatattaacaaaactGAAATATAAAGTTATTAGTGTTAATGTATTCAATGTACAACATTAAATTATAGATGGTAATAAATGAGTTGAACTGAAGCCACAATAAATATTAAAGctgatataataattttattagacGAAGGAAAAGAGTAATACCCCACCAATCCCCCCCCCCTGTCTCTCTGCaactcaatttgatttaaatcaACTCCTATTTACTCCTTCAATTAAAATCTGAGTCTGATTCACCGATTAATTCCCACAAATTTCAATTCACATCAGATTTTCTACTCTACACTTGCAACACACACTGCATCTTCATCATCTAAAGTAAGCTCatggggaagaagatgaagctTCCTTTTCTCTCCAACAACAACAGCGTACAAGCAGCGTCCTCATGGTCATGGCCTTCCTGTCAGCAGCAGCCCAGAACCCTCTCTTTCAGAGCAGAGGTAAGTCCAACAACACCCCAATCTGGGTTCTCCACCTCTTCTGAATCCCCACCCTGTGGCTGTGGAGATGAATATGGAGGTGATCCTGTTGAGACTGTCGTTAAAGGTTTAAGGTCCGACAGACTGTTTTTCGAGCCTGGAGAGAGTAGTTCGATCCTTGAAGTAACAAAGCCCACgagtgatgatgatgatgatgatgatgatgggttACCTTTTAAAGGGAGCGTAGTGTTGTCCATGGAGTCTCGAGATCCGTTTGTTGATTTCAGCAAGTCTATGGAAGAAATGGTGGAAGCTCAGGGTTTGAAAGATTGGGAAGGTCTTGAAAAGCTTCTGTGTTGGTATTTGAAAGCCAATGGCAAAGGTAACCATGGGTACATCGTCGCTGCCTTCGTTGATTTGCTTGTAAAACTTGCCATTTCTTCTACTGATAATTGTATTACTTCTTGTTCTAATAGCTCTCATTCTCCTTCTTCCCCTTTATCTTTCTACACTTCTTCTTCGTCATCTTCTTCGTGTTCATACTCTGAGGATAATTCTTCAACGACGACCCCTTGTGTGTCTTACTTATCAGATCAGAAGGAGATCATTGAGGAGGCTAATAAAGAAGAtgtttcttcatcttcatcacaTGATGTTTGAttcaatattgaaatattgctgTATGTATAAACCACTAATTTTCCGAAATGATAGTGaactttttcccttttttccccCTTACTTTCTGGGGTAGCAAACACGTCCAATGTTTAGACATTTGCACATGTCAACATGTTGCACTGTCTTCTGCAATTAATGAAAGATAGAAGccttattttcaaaagaaagaaagaaggataGAAGCTTGAGAGTACTGGGATATTTCCATGCAGTTTCACTCCAAAGCTTGCTTTTTccaatttgaagaaaaaaaactttagtttaatgaaaataaaatagtaattattttatttcacatgagacaaattttaaataagcgtaaatctgatttttttttactatttattattattttaggtaaaAGACACTCAACTATTCagactagacctgtccatgggccggacCGGGCTCGAAAAAATTTTTGGCCCgcctcctaggcccgggcccggcccgaaatatgggcctgaaattttatccaggcccggcctggcccggcccatttttaaaataaacattaaaaaattattttaaaaataaaaaataaaaaaattattttaaaattaaaattaaaattaaaaaataaaaataaaaaatatatatttattatattcgggccgggccgggccgggcccgggccaaaaagtggtgcccgaggcccggcccgtttaaaacgggcctctttttttgcccaagtccatatttcgggcctatatttttacccgaaccctcccatatacttgagaaaatatttgatagttTAGGTTCTGCATTAGTtgattcgattttttttttattttgaaaattgaataaattaaattaattatttaaattgaataaattgaattaacttaGGGAacaaagtcaaataaattaaaccgaaaattttcgatttaatttttcgtttttgatattttttagttaaaaaatctaattaaggtacttataattttatttcttttaattttcttttcatataatTGATTTCTTATTCAATTTACTATATCGTatcactttaaattttaattttatttcaaattcattagaaaaatattaaaagttaaacgAAACAATATTTAATgaactcaaaaatattattttcgtaCATGGCCAAC
The sequence above is a segment of the Gossypium raimondii isolate GPD5lz chromosome 4, ASM2569854v1, whole genome shotgun sequence genome. Coding sequences within it:
- the LOC105766620 gene encoding transcription repressor OFP15, producing the protein MGKKMKLPFLSNNNSVQAASSWSWPSCQQQPRTLSFRAEVSPTTPQSGFSTSSESPPCGCGDEYGGDPVETVVKGLRSDRLFFEPGESSSILEVTKPTSDDDDDDDDGLPFKGSVVLSMESRDPFVDFSKSMEEMVEAQGLKDWEGLEKLLCWYLKANGKGNHGYIVAAFVDLLVKLAISSTDNCITSCSNSSHSPSSPLSFYTSSSSSSSCSYSEDNSSTTTPCVSYLSDQKEIIEEANKEDVSSSSSHDV